A window from Gemmatimonadaceae bacterium encodes these proteins:
- a CDS encoding gamma carbonic anhydrase family protein yields MGQEYRDFAPHLFRAPQVPATAWVHASAVVIGDVTLGEHASVWPTAVLRGDRDAIAVGDESNVQDGAVLHADPGKPCRVGARVTIGHRAVVHGCTIEDGALIGIGAIVLNDAVVGAGSLVAAGAVVPEGLVIPAHSLVVGVPAKVLRPLNDEQRQRVARGYETYVRLKEAHR; encoded by the coding sequence ATGGGCCAGGAGTATCGCGACTTCGCCCCGCATCTGTTCCGCGCGCCGCAGGTGCCGGCGACGGCCTGGGTGCACGCGAGCGCGGTCGTGATTGGCGATGTGACGCTGGGCGAGCACGCGAGCGTGTGGCCGACGGCGGTCCTGCGCGGCGACCGCGATGCCATCGCCGTCGGTGACGAGTCGAACGTGCAGGATGGGGCGGTGCTGCACGCAGACCCGGGCAAGCCCTGCCGCGTCGGCGCGCGCGTGACGATCGGCCACCGAGCCGTCGTGCACGGCTGCACCATCGAGGACGGCGCCCTCATCGGCATCGGCGCGATCGTGCTCAACGATGCAGTGGTGGGAGCCGGCAGCCTGGTTGCCGCCGGCGCAGTAGTGCCAGAGGGCCTGGTGATCCCTGCGCACTCACTCGTCGTGGGCGTCCCCGCGAAGGTGCTGCGCCCCCTGAACGACGAACAACGCCAGCGCGTAGCGCGCGGCTACGAGACCTACGTGCGTCTCAAGGAAGCGCACCGGTAG
- the vsr gene encoding DNA mismatch endonuclease Vsr, which translates to MPRGRVSATRSRIMAAIRGKDTTPELIVRRAIHSAGLRFRLHQRDLPGSPDIVLTRIRTVVFVHGCFWHHHDCGGRRRQWPKTRAAFWRNKIETNVARDRRVRTFLRAAGWHVHVVWECELKQGPVLARLVRTLLRRRDADV; encoded by the coding sequence ATGCCCCGAGGCCGAGTCTCCGCCACCCGTAGCCGCATCATGGCCGCGATCCGCGGCAAGGACACCACGCCCGAGCTGATCGTCCGCCGCGCCATCCACTCCGCTGGCCTTCGCTTCCGCCTCCACCAGCGCGACCTCCCCGGCAGCCCCGACATCGTCCTCACGCGCATTCGCACGGTGGTCTTCGTGCACGGCTGTTTCTGGCACCATCACGACTGCGGCGGTCGCAGACGACAGTGGCCCAAGACCCGCGCCGCGTTCTGGCGCAACAAGATCGAGACAAACGTCGCTCGCGACCGCCGGGTGCGGACATTCCTACGCGCCGCCGGCTGGCACGTGCACGTGGTCTGGGAGTGTGAGCTGAAGCAGGGGCCGGTGCTCGCCCGCCTCGTACGAACGCTGCTGCGCCGACGCGACGCGGACGTGTAG
- the dcm gene encoding DNA (cytosine-5-)-methyltransferase, with amino-acid sequence MSPTEENPALRAVHHALRFWTQAELAERLGVQPRTVRRWVAGESTPKWGVVRSIEDELARDERPRQPDFTFIDLFAGIGGLRRPFEELNGRCVFTSEWDAHAARTYTANFPDGHQLWGDITKKDPKEVPDHDLLLAGFPCQPFSLAGVSKKNSLGRAHGFLDKTQGTLFFNIVEILKAKKPKAFLLENVKNLQGHDGGRTFQVIVGALRELGYTVETRVISAASWVPQRRERVFLVGFRRSLNVGFDFEAIKRPRHAPTLGDVVLHKHDETPEEPYTTRVRGRTVVSDRYTLSDHLWGYLQAYAAKHRDKGNGFGCSVFGPDDVARTLSARYHKDGSEILIHQEGKNPRRLTPRECARLMGFEKREGKQMTIPVSDTQAYRQFGNSVAVPVVRAIAKELVPRLLHPERFAPTAPELELAAG; translated from the coding sequence ATGTCTCCCACCGAAGAGAATCCGGCACTCCGCGCGGTGCACCACGCGCTGCGCTTCTGGACCCAAGCCGAACTCGCCGAACGCCTCGGCGTGCAGCCGCGGACCGTTCGGCGCTGGGTAGCTGGAGAGTCGACTCCAAAGTGGGGCGTGGTCCGCAGCATCGAGGATGAACTAGCACGCGACGAACGTCCGCGCCAGCCTGACTTCACCTTCATTGACCTGTTCGCCGGCATCGGTGGCCTCCGGAGGCCCTTCGAGGAGCTGAACGGCCGCTGTGTGTTCACTTCTGAATGGGACGCCCACGCCGCGAGAACCTACACGGCGAACTTTCCCGACGGGCACCAGCTCTGGGGCGACATCACGAAGAAGGACCCCAAGGAGGTTCCGGACCACGACTTGCTCCTCGCGGGGTTCCCCTGTCAGCCGTTCAGCCTGGCGGGGGTGTCGAAGAAGAACAGCCTAGGCCGGGCGCATGGGTTTCTCGACAAGACCCAAGGCACACTCTTCTTCAACATCGTCGAGATACTGAAGGCGAAGAAACCGAAGGCGTTCCTGCTGGAGAACGTGAAGAATCTTCAGGGGCACGACGGCGGGCGCACGTTCCAGGTCATCGTAGGGGCGCTGCGGGAGCTTGGGTACACAGTCGAGACCCGAGTTATCTCCGCAGCGTCTTGGGTGCCGCAGCGTCGGGAGCGTGTCTTTCTGGTTGGGTTCCGCAGGTCGCTGAACGTTGGCTTCGACTTTGAAGCCATCAAGCGGCCGCGGCATGCGCCGACTTTGGGCGACGTCGTCCTGCACAAGCACGACGAGACTCCGGAAGAGCCGTACACGACTCGCGTCAGGGGCCGCACGGTGGTCTCGGATCGCTACACGCTCAGCGACCACCTGTGGGGCTACCTGCAGGCGTACGCGGCGAAACATCGCGACAAGGGCAATGGATTCGGTTGTTCAGTCTTCGGACCGGACGACGTCGCCCGAACTCTGTCCGCCCGGTACCACAAGGATGGCAGCGAGATATTGATTCACCAAGAAGGAAAGAATCCCCGTCGGCTCACGCCGCGTGAGTGCGCGCGACTGATGGGGTTCGAGAAGCGGGAGGGGAAGCAAATGACCATCCCGGTCTCGGACACGCAGGCCTATCGGCAGTTCGGCAACTCGGTCGCGGTGCCCGTCGTACGGGCAATCGCCAAGGAGTTGGTCCCGCGACTGCTCCACCCAGAACGATTTGCGCCGACCGCTCCCGAACTGGAGCTGGCGGCAGGATAG
- a CDS encoding serine/threonine-protein phosphatase, translating to MADFPPVSRKPRDDEIDVFGMTHPGRVRKNNQDHYLLASVYKRLQINATSLPDTEAFSVGEDRVAFIAMVADGVGGGVGGEEASATALQSALTYVNDSMACYLGREDNESGFAEALQRAALSSHEAILARRAATGATGTMATTLTLFLGVWPRYYLLQLGDSRYYLLREGVLTQVTRDQTFAESLIEVGAMTREAAKTSKLANVLSSALGSDESVPVVTPMNADWRNIHLLCSDGLTKHVSDERITEILESASTAKESCERLVQAALDDGGTDNITVIVGRTTPK from the coding sequence ATGGCCGACTTTCCGCCGGTTAGCCGCAAGCCCCGCGACGACGAGATCGACGTCTTCGGGATGACGCATCCCGGGCGCGTGCGCAAGAACAACCAGGACCACTACCTCCTGGCCTCGGTCTACAAGCGCCTGCAGATCAACGCCACCAGCCTGCCCGACACCGAAGCCTTTTCGGTGGGGGAAGACCGGGTGGCGTTCATTGCGATGGTGGCCGACGGCGTCGGCGGCGGGGTGGGTGGGGAAGAGGCCAGTGCCACCGCGCTGCAGTCGGCCCTGACCTACGTGAACGACTCGATGGCCTGCTATCTCGGGCGCGAGGACAATGAGTCGGGTTTCGCCGAGGCGCTGCAGCGCGCGGCGCTGAGCTCGCACGAGGCCATCCTGGCGCGTCGCGCCGCCACCGGTGCCACGGGCACGATGGCCACCACGCTGACGCTCTTCCTCGGCGTCTGGCCGCGCTACTACCTCCTGCAGCTCGGCGACTCCCGCTACTACCTGCTGCGCGAGGGCGTGCTCACGCAGGTGACGCGCGACCAGACCTTCGCGGAGTCGTTGATTGAAGTCGGCGCGATGACGCGCGAGGCGGCCAAGACGTCGAAGCTGGCGAACGTGCTCTCCAGCGCGCTCGGTTCGGACGAGAGCGTGCCCGTCGTCACGCCGATGAACGCCGACTGGCGCAACATCCATCTGCTCTGCAGCGACGGGCTCACGAAGCACGTGAGCGACGAGCGCATCACGGAGATCCTCGAGTCTGCGTCCACGGCCAAGGAATCGTGTGAGCGGCTGGTGCAGGCCGCGCTCGACGACGGCGGGACGGACAACATCACCGTCATCGTGGGACGCACGACGCCCAAGTAA
- a CDS encoding ATP-binding protein: MNSPLLLRFSHNVVEHLGLKLYQNRPTRVIAELVSNSWDADAESVRINLSSDSGKEWIAVHDSGVGMSRDDLARQYLVVGLPKRRSASERSRGGRPLMGRKGIGKLAPFGIARTVDVVTRPKGSKQRPGLATWLRFRLPDLLGKGEGQVEYPPEVIVDAAWPLSIPPRTDDTGQVQQWADSLGKAGSGTLVLMTDLSLARAIPEAALLSSLGERFTVALDRGFVVHVNQKKATVETSLPRLEFRVPPVGVEAVHVGGREVRAWAGFAGKASWPQDAAGVGVYAHGKIAQDRPFFFGVKGKEIWTRYMYAVVEADWLDELPEDLISTDRTSVNWDSAEVQDLFIWGQEAVRRWIADFAEWREKEEKGRNRELVKAAVESGGAAKVTDAEQEQIVELVSRITPSFGADEEGKEQLVATISDAWVQKPMRRLVKDLWSSLGASGKMPPQGFTDLISRLSTAAVPESLNLAVVFAQRAFALSRLHDFVHHGVETDLQKLITRFPWIVEPDLAVLTANESLRTALTRAEASGQVPTGRRSLATVPDQNRPDFVFMSSPEERQIVIVELKNPQEELTIANRQQLSDYMAWFEQHYSSASLKGFLIGSRPQGFQTHDARMVAVEWTEVLRVSRTRNLELLAAMILATGGSGATDSRLADAIELGGKEAQEMLARLSAEHDELRELMEEFGPAGSPAPTRRARRSATKPEG; encoded by the coding sequence GTGAATTCGCCTCTCCTGCTTCGCTTTAGCCACAACGTCGTAGAGCATCTCGGTCTCAAGCTGTATCAGAATCGACCGACCAGGGTCATCGCCGAACTCGTTTCGAACTCGTGGGACGCGGATGCTGAGTCAGTGCGAATCAATCTTTCCAGCGACTCGGGCAAGGAATGGATTGCTGTTCATGATTCGGGTGTCGGAATGAGCCGTGACGACCTCGCGAGGCAGTATCTGGTCGTCGGCCTGCCGAAGCGTAGAAGTGCCAGCGAGCGGAGTAGAGGCGGAAGGCCTTTAATGGGACGGAAAGGCATCGGAAAGCTCGCACCGTTTGGGATTGCACGCACAGTTGATGTCGTGACGCGGCCGAAGGGATCGAAGCAGCGTCCAGGCTTGGCTACTTGGCTGAGGTTCCGCCTCCCAGATCTACTAGGAAAAGGTGAAGGGCAGGTAGAGTATCCTCCCGAGGTTATTGTCGACGCGGCATGGCCACTGTCGATTCCGCCTCGCACCGATGACACAGGACAGGTCCAGCAATGGGCCGATAGTCTCGGGAAGGCCGGATCTGGAACACTTGTGCTGATGACCGATTTGAGTCTCGCGCGCGCGATTCCCGAGGCCGCACTATTGAGTTCGCTCGGCGAGCGATTCACCGTCGCGCTCGACCGGGGTTTCGTGGTTCACGTGAACCAGAAGAAGGCTACAGTTGAGACATCGCTGCCGAGACTCGAGTTCCGCGTTCCGCCGGTTGGCGTAGAAGCCGTCCATGTGGGTGGACGCGAGGTGCGCGCGTGGGCCGGATTCGCCGGCAAGGCGAGCTGGCCTCAGGATGCCGCTGGCGTCGGGGTCTACGCTCACGGAAAAATTGCACAGGATCGACCCTTCTTCTTTGGCGTCAAGGGCAAAGAGATCTGGACGCGCTACATGTACGCTGTAGTCGAGGCAGATTGGCTCGACGAGCTGCCTGAAGATCTCATTTCAACGGATCGCACCAGCGTGAACTGGGACTCGGCGGAGGTGCAGGATCTCTTCATCTGGGGTCAAGAAGCTGTCCGTCGCTGGATTGCGGACTTCGCAGAGTGGCGCGAGAAGGAGGAGAAGGGCCGCAACCGAGAGTTGGTGAAGGCAGCGGTCGAGTCAGGCGGAGCGGCCAAGGTCACGGACGCGGAGCAAGAGCAGATTGTCGAGCTTGTGAGTCGCATTACTCCGTCCTTTGGGGCTGACGAGGAAGGCAAGGAGCAACTTGTAGCGACGATTTCGGACGCGTGGGTGCAGAAGCCTATGCGCCGTTTGGTCAAGGACTTGTGGAGCTCGTTGGGCGCGTCAGGAAAGATGCCCCCGCAGGGCTTCACGGACCTAATTTCGCGGCTATCGACCGCGGCGGTGCCGGAGTCGCTGAACCTCGCGGTTGTCTTTGCTCAGCGTGCTTTCGCTCTCTCAAGGCTTCACGACTTCGTACATCATGGAGTCGAGACGGACTTGCAGAAGCTTATCACGCGGTTTCCTTGGATCGTAGAGCCTGACTTGGCGGTGTTGACAGCCAATGAGAGCCTGCGAACCGCATTGACGCGAGCGGAGGCGAGTGGTCAGGTGCCGACAGGTCGCAGGTCACTCGCGACAGTTCCGGATCAGAATCGTCCCGATTTCGTCTTCATGTCCAGTCCCGAGGAGAGACAGATCGTAATTGTCGAACTCAAGAATCCTCAAGAGGAGTTGACGATCGCGAACAGACAGCAATTGTCGGACTACATGGCTTGGTTCGAGCAGCATTACTCTAGCGCCAGTCTGAAGGGATTCCTGATCGGCAGCCGTCCTCAAGGATTCCAGACTCATGACGCGAGAATGGTTGCCGTCGAGTGGACAGAGGTATTGAGAGTCTCGCGCACACGCAACCTTGAACTGCTCGCAGCCATGATTCTCGCGACTGGCGGCTCTGGAGCCACGGACTCACGATTGGCCGACGCCATTGAACTGGGCGGCAAGGAGGCGCAGGAGATGCTTGCTCGGCTCTCTGCGGAACACGATGAGTTGCGAGAGCTGATGGAAGAGTTTGGTCCAGCCGGGTCGCCTGCTCCAACCCGGCGAGCGCGCAGAAGCGCAACTAAGCCGGAGGGCTGA
- a CDS encoding carboxypeptidase regulatory-like domain-containing protein — protein sequence MRTPRRALLAVLTAVAITACQDATGPAERSPLAGLVLGSPQDSSGNPVTPPTGELSPGYFRGTVRGPNAPGTGGDTLATSPRIAGVIVRAFPLTANTTGGMQLGEMAGQTTTDAQGQFTFPTIPGGDYAVTFTPPAASGYQGIWVTTAVHATSHDFPWWVTLPRS from the coding sequence ATGCGCACGCCTCGCCGCGCGCTGCTTGCAGTGCTTACCGCCGTCGCCATCACGGCCTGCCAGGATGCCACCGGCCCCGCCGAGCGCTCGCCGCTCGCCGGACTCGTCCTCGGCTCACCTCAGGACAGCAGCGGCAACCCCGTCACCCCGCCGACCGGCGAGCTGAGCCCGGGCTACTTCCGCGGCACGGTCCGCGGCCCGAACGCACCGGGCACCGGCGGTGACACGCTCGCCACCTCGCCGCGCATCGCCGGCGTGATCGTGCGCGCGTTTCCCCTGACCGCCAACACCACCGGTGGCATGCAGCTCGGTGAGATGGCCGGCCAGACCACCACGGACGCCCAGGGACAGTTCACCTTCCCGACGATTCCGGGCGGCGACTATGCGGTCACGTTCACGCCGCCGGCCGCATCGGGATACCAAGGCATCTGGGTGACGACTGCGGTCCACGCCACAAGCCACGATTTTCCGTGGTGGGTGACGCTGCCGAGATCGTAG
- a CDS encoding DNA cytosine methyltransferase — translation MQTLKAVDLFAGAGGATAGLRGAGFQVVYAVDSDAEAAASYCANHAGTQVEVADIRELSPCSVRDALYLAPGELALLKTCPPCQPYSSLSRSKDRRLGSELVRSTVEWVDAFEPTSVMFENVPGVATSNGFKDLVKGLRAREYDVDWRVLNAAQFGVPQKRRRLILVALKGHSDGLGEDFWTPVAQRVRSAAAILRGMLKLEGQDELLDRPRKLSAMVQRRVNLIPQNGSRFDLPKHLQLKCHQRLDSRSAAEAYGRIRSTGPCATITTRCTTVSCGRFVHPDRNRGLTLREAAVLQSFPPTYKFVGSHGTIERQIGNAVPAKLVEVVAGRLAHLLKG, via the coding sequence ATGCAGACTTTGAAGGCTGTTGATCTGTTCGCCGGCGCCGGGGGCGCGACAGCGGGACTACGCGGAGCCGGCTTCCAGGTAGTCTACGCCGTAGACTCTGACGCCGAAGCGGCGGCGTCGTACTGCGCAAATCATGCTGGAACGCAAGTTGAAGTAGCTGACATCCGCGAGCTAAGCCCATGCTCAGTTCGCGATGCGCTTTACCTTGCTCCAGGGGAACTCGCGCTTCTGAAGACCTGTCCACCGTGTCAGCCGTACTCCAGCCTAAGCAGGAGCAAGGACAGAAGACTTGGCTCAGAGCTAGTTCGGTCGACAGTGGAGTGGGTCGACGCGTTCGAACCTACCTCCGTCATGTTTGAAAACGTCCCAGGGGTCGCGACGTCCAATGGCTTCAAGGACTTGGTTAAAGGACTCCGTGCTCGTGAGTACGACGTGGATTGGCGGGTGCTGAACGCCGCTCAGTTCGGCGTCCCCCAGAAGCGGCGTCGACTAATCCTCGTCGCCCTAAAGGGTCATAGCGATGGACTGGGAGAAGACTTCTGGACGCCCGTCGCGCAGCGTGTTCGGAGCGCGGCAGCGATTCTGAGGGGCATGCTGAAGCTCGAAGGCCAGGATGAACTCTTGGATCGCCCTCGAAAGCTCTCGGCGATGGTACAACGGCGCGTCAATCTAATCCCACAGAACGGATCGCGATTCGACTTGCCAAAGCACCTGCAGCTCAAGTGCCACCAGCGGCTGGACTCACGTTCCGCGGCTGAGGCTTATGGTCGCATTCGATCAACGGGACCCTGCGCCACCATCACCACCCGATGCACCACCGTTAGCTGTGGCCGATTCGTGCATCCGGATCGGAATCGAGGGCTCACTCTTCGCGAGGCTGCGGTTCTTCAGTCGTTTCCCCCTACCTACAAGTTCGTGGGTTCTCACGGAACGATTGAGCGGCAGATCGGGAACGCCGTCCCAGCGAAGCTCGTGGAAGTCGTGGCCGGCCGTCTGGCGCACCTACTCAAAGGCTGA
- a CDS encoding IS110 family transposase — protein MAYVGIDVSSTALDGATDGGVTWAEANDAAGIAATVARLAALGPALVVLEATGAYHGRVTSALVAAGLPVAVVNPRQVRRFAESVGQLAKTDRLDAALLARFAAAVKPEPRPLPDAATQELGALVLRRQQLVEMLTMEQNRLTVARRSVLPSVKQTIRALKRALDALEDETDRWIQDSPAWRAKEDLLRSVPGIGPQTARLLIARLGELGALSGKEIAALVGVAPFAQESGRWRGQRRIRGGRADVRTGLYMAALTAAHKNPVLSAHYQRLVAAGKPKKVALTACLRHLLVIVNAMVRTNTRWQASVTPTTA, from the coding sequence ATGGCGTATGTCGGGATCGATGTGAGCTCCACGGCGCTCGACGGGGCGACGGACGGCGGCGTGACGTGGGCTGAGGCGAACGACGCGGCGGGCATCGCCGCGACGGTGGCGCGGCTCGCGGCCCTCGGGCCGGCGCTGGTCGTGCTGGAGGCGACGGGCGCCTACCACGGGCGCGTGACGAGCGCGCTCGTGGCGGCGGGGCTGCCGGTGGCGGTCGTGAACCCGCGGCAGGTGCGGCGCTTCGCGGAGAGCGTGGGCCAGCTGGCGAAGACGGACCGGCTGGACGCGGCGCTGCTCGCGCGCTTCGCGGCGGCGGTCAAGCCCGAGCCGCGGCCCCTGCCGGACGCGGCGACGCAGGAGCTCGGCGCGCTGGTGCTGCGGCGGCAGCAGCTGGTCGAGATGCTGACGATGGAGCAGAACCGGCTCACGGTGGCGCGGCGCAGCGTGCTCCCGAGCGTGAAGCAGACCATCCGCGCGCTCAAGCGGGCGCTCGATGCGCTGGAGGACGAGACGGACCGCTGGATCCAGGACTCGCCGGCGTGGCGGGCGAAGGAGGACCTGCTGCGCTCGGTGCCCGGCATCGGGCCGCAGACGGCGCGGCTGCTCATCGCGCGGCTCGGCGAGCTGGGCGCGCTCTCGGGGAAGGAGATCGCCGCGCTGGTCGGCGTGGCGCCCTTCGCGCAGGAGTCGGGGCGCTGGCGCGGCCAACGGCGGATCCGCGGCGGACGTGCGGACGTGCGCACCGGGCTGTACATGGCGGCGCTGACCGCCGCGCACAAGAACCCGGTGCTCAGCGCCCACTACCAGCGGCTGGTCGCCGCCGGCAAGCCGAAGAAGGTCGCGCTCACCGCCTGCCTCCGGCACCTGCTCGTCATCGTCAACGCCATGGTCAGAACGAACACGCGGTGGCAGGCGTCCGTGACGCCCACCACCGCTTGA
- a CDS encoding vitamin B12-dependent ribonucleotide reductase translates to MPLPANPPATPATLSQNARTVLEKRYLVKDKSGKSVETPEDMFWRVATTIAEADRKYGATDKQIEKTANQFYELMTQRRFEPNSPTLMNAGRPLGQLSACFVLPVDDALSNGHSGIYDTLRSMALIHQSGGGTGFSFSRLRARGSMVRSTTGVASGPISFMQLYDASTDAVKQGGTRRGANMGILRVDHPDVMEFITCKEDLTKITNFNISVAVTTKFMEALKAGGSYDLIDPISKKVTGQLDAKMVWDKMIDGAWRTGEPGVFFIDEANKYNPVPHLGAYEATNPCGEQPLLAYDVCNLGSINVGFYVENGKMDWKAFAKDIHLSTRFLDNVIDANKYPLPEIDALSKRIRRIGLGVMGFADALIRLGIVYDSPEGVEFGRKVMEFVDVEAKKASQQLAEERGAFPEWAQSIWGPDATAARDEAGNRIRPEQKLRNCNVTTVAPTGTISIIAGCSSGLEPLFAVAFMRNQAGVMMPDVNEDFVAIAKKEGWYSDALMERIAKTGSVIQPEVPAKWQQVFATANNIAPEWHIKMQGAFQLHCDSAISKTTNFAHTATKEDVRAIYEQAYEMKCKGVTVYRDGSRDGQVLSTGATAEAAAKRDGKADDAAARQELADLNERIGELSAANDRLQKLLFDAEAENLQRRQKRSRPDVLKSTAIRKETPLGTMFVHITEDDKGQPFEVFINLGKAGGSAMADAEAMGRLVSLALRSGIPIQQVHRQLRGISSDRAVGLGPNKVLSVPDAIGLALEDWMRSKQGVQQELLTTTAEQQIPAAPAPAPKAAPVSAAGGMQMQFEAVNSGDAFIGTCPDCGSQLEFAEGCVKCHVCGFSECG, encoded by the coding sequence ATGCCCCTCCCCGCGAATCCTCCCGCCACGCCGGCCACGCTCTCGCAGAACGCCCGCACCGTTCTCGAGAAGCGCTACCTGGTCAAGGACAAGTCCGGCAAGTCGGTGGAGACGCCAGAAGACATGTTCTGGCGCGTCGCGACGACGATCGCGGAGGCCGACCGCAAGTACGGGGCGACCGACAAGCAGATCGAGAAGACCGCCAATCAGTTCTATGAACTGATGACGCAGCGGCGCTTCGAGCCGAACTCGCCGACCCTGATGAACGCCGGCCGCCCGCTCGGCCAGCTCTCGGCCTGCTTCGTGCTGCCCGTCGACGACGCGCTGTCCAACGGCCACAGCGGCATCTACGACACGCTGCGCTCGATGGCGCTCATCCACCAGTCGGGTGGCGGCACGGGCTTCTCGTTCTCGCGTCTGCGGGCGCGCGGATCGATGGTGCGCTCCACCACCGGCGTTGCCAGCGGCCCCATCTCCTTCATGCAGCTCTATGACGCGTCCACGGACGCCGTCAAGCAGGGCGGCACGCGCCGCGGCGCCAACATGGGCATCCTGCGCGTCGACCACCCCGACGTGATGGAGTTCATCACCTGCAAGGAAGACCTGACGAAGATCACGAACTTCAACATCTCCGTCGCGGTCACCACGAAGTTCATGGAGGCGCTGAAGGCCGGCGGCTCCTATGACCTCATCGATCCCATCAGCAAGAAGGTGACGGGCCAGCTCGACGCGAAGATGGTCTGGGACAAGATGATCGACGGTGCCTGGCGCACCGGCGAGCCCGGCGTGTTCTTCATCGACGAGGCCAACAAGTACAACCCGGTGCCGCACCTCGGCGCCTACGAAGCCACGAACCCCTGCGGCGAGCAGCCGCTGCTCGCGTACGACGTCTGCAACCTCGGCTCGATCAACGTCGGGTTCTACGTCGAGAACGGGAAGATGGACTGGAAGGCCTTCGCCAAGGACATCCACCTCTCGACGCGCTTCCTCGACAACGTCATCGACGCCAACAAGTACCCGCTGCCGGAGATCGACGCGCTCAGCAAGCGCATCCGCCGCATCGGCCTCGGCGTGATGGGTTTCGCCGACGCGCTCATCCGTCTCGGCATCGTCTATGACTCCCCGGAAGGCGTGGAGTTCGGCCGCAAGGTCATGGAGTTCGTCGACGTCGAGGCCAAGAAGGCCTCGCAGCAGCTGGCCGAGGAGCGCGGTGCGTTCCCCGAGTGGGCGCAGTCGATCTGGGGTCCCGATGCTACGGCTGCGCGTGACGAGGCGGGCAACCGCATCCGTCCCGAGCAGAAGCTCCGCAACTGCAACGTCACCACCGTCGCGCCCACGGGCACGATTTCCATCATCGCCGGTTGCTCGTCGGGCCTCGAGCCGCTCTTCGCCGTGGCCTTCATGCGCAACCAGGCCGGCGTGATGATGCCCGACGTGAACGAGGACTTCGTCGCCATCGCCAAGAAGGAAGGCTGGTACTCCGACGCGCTGATGGAGCGCATCGCCAAGACCGGCTCGGTGATTCAGCCGGAAGTACCGGCCAAGTGGCAGCAGGTCTTCGCCACGGCCAATAACATCGCGCCCGAGTGGCACATCAAGATGCAGGGCGCCTTCCAGCTCCACTGCGACTCGGCCATCTCCAAGACCACCAACTTCGCACACACCGCGACGAAGGAAGACGTCCGCGCCATCTACGAGCAGGCCTACGAGATGAAGTGCAAGGGCGTCACGGTCTACCGCGACGGCTCGCGCGATGGCCAGGTGCTCTCGACTGGTGCAACCGCCGAGGCCGCGGCCAAGCGTGATGGGAAGGCGGATGACGCCGCCGCGCGTCAGGAGCTCGCCGACCTCAACGAGCGCATCGGTGAGTTGAGCGCCGCCAACGATCGCCTGCAGAAGCTGCTGTTCGATGCTGAAGCCGAGAATCTCCAGCGCCGCCAGAAGCGCTCGCGCCCGGACGTCCTCAAGTCCACGGCCATCCGCAAGGAGACGCCGCTGGGCACGATGTTCGTGCACATCACTGAGGACGATAAGGGTCAGCCCTTCGAGGTCTTCATCAACCTCGGTAAGGCGGGTGGCTCGGCCATGGCTGACGCCGAGGCGATGGGGCGCCTCGTGTCACTCGCGCTGCGCTCGGGGATTCCGATCCAGCAGGTGCACCGTCAGCTGCGCGGCATCTCGTCGGATCGCGCCGTGGGCCTGGGCCCGAACAAGGTGCTCTCGGTGCCGGACGCGATCGGTCTCGCGCTCGAGGACTGGATGCGCTCCAAGCAGGGCGTGCAGCAGGAGCTGCTCACGACGACGGCCGAGCAGCAGATCCCGGCTGCTCCCGCGCCTGCGCCCAAGGCTGCGCCAGTGTCGGCGGCCGGTGGGATGCAGATGCAGTTCGAGGCGGTGAACAGCGGGGATGCGTTCATCGGGACCTGCCCCGACTGCGGGTCGCAGCTGGAGTTCGCTGAGGGCTGCGTGAAGTGCCACGTCTGTGGGTTCAGCGAGTGCGGCTGA